CGTTATtaacttattgtttgcatatcaAAAGTATAGCCCTATTAAGTGATATATTGTTAATGAAGGGTGTTTAAATGCTTGAGTAATGGCATGGAGCAGATTCGGTTGCTCGGTGGATGCTCTCTATCCAGGTGGCTTTTGACTTCTATAAAAAGAATTATTAGCATTAGAGATGGAATTGATGCTTGAAACTTAAACTCATGATTCATATAGACTTGATAATGCAATGTGTACTTTTCCATCTTTTCCTGCATAATGAGGGTCACAAGTTCGTCCTTGTTTATACAAGTGAATCCAATTTTTAAGCAAACTCATGTTCTGCTAGCAGGAAAGTTCATTAGGAAACTGAAGATTACGGAGAAGTTTGTCAATCTTTGTTCTCATAATCTATTGCAATTTCCAAGCCAAAAGACGGGTTGAAGATGTGATGTGCTGGTTAAGTGATATAAGTAAGTTTATGTTGCTAATGCAAGCTCATGATTTACTTTTACTCATCCCTGAAGGGCCTAACATAATGTTGCCATGTATCCATTGCGGTACAACTGAATTGACCTTTAGTTGAAATAAGTGCGCAATATTCTTTCTGTGAACTTTCTTATTATCTTAGTCTAATTAGGATTCTTGAACAAACCAAAAAGAAGTAAACACTAAACCGGATTCCCTTGTAAGTTTCAATATTGAAGTGGGATCACTTAATTTTGCCTATGTACAAGATCACACGTTATCATACATAAAATTTTGCAATGAAAATATGCTCACCTCCGCAGTCCACAGAGATATATACAAGTGTAGTTGGATTACAATGGGCAGTAACAATAAACCCAGATTTCGTAAAAGTATGCTTATGTACTACTACTTTGCTTTTAGCATTTTGATGGCTGCTCGACACTCCCTACATTCTGGAGCCAATTGACCACTTCTGTAATAGTCGGCCTCTTCAAAGGGTTTTGATTGATACACATGCAAGCCACATCAAGAACCTGCCGCATCTGTTCTTCAAAACCCCTGTCTCTCAGCAGAGGATCAAAGACTTCATCTTGTTTTCCCTCACTTCTCATTTGCTCTACCCACACAACCAATTCCCTTGACATCTTCGGCTCGAATACCTCCATAGGTCTCTTCCCTGTTAGAAGCTCAAGCATGACTACCCCGAAACTGTACATGTCCCCTCTCAAAGTGGCTTTCCATGCCTGACCGTACTCCGGAGGAATGTAACCAAGAGTTCCAATCAACTCAGTGGTGACGTGTGTTTCATAAGGAAGAATCAATCGTGACAATCCAAAATCAGCAACGTGTGCTTCAAACTTATCGTCAAGGAGTATGTTGCTGGACTTGATGTCCCGATGTATTATATGTGGTTCACATATCTGGTGCATGTAAGACAGCCCACAGCTGGCTCCCTGTGCAATCCTCAACCGAGTTGGCCAATCTAGCTGAGCTGGACCATCAGACTTCTCGTGCAACCAATAATCAAGACTTCCATTCTCCATGTATGCATACATAAGTATTCGGCAGCCGTCATGCACACAGTATCCTTGAAGGGAAACCAAATTATTGTGTTTGGCTGTTGATAGAGCTTCTACCTCTGCTTTAAATTCCCTTTCCATTATACCCATATCTCCCGAAAGTTTCTTAATAGCCAGCTTCGTTCCATTTTCTAAAGTTGCTTTGTAGACCAATCCAAAACCCCCACAGCCGATTATGTTTGCTTGGTTGAAATTGTCAGTGGCTTTCAGAATCTCATATATTGTTAGGTTATTGATCTCTTCTCTATTGCTTGGGAAGACTACTACTAGACTGGGATCCTGGATGAGCTCGATGGATATTTCAGAATGATAGTTGAATGACATTGTTCCTACATCGTCTTTCTCAGGGTCACCTCTTGGAAGGATTCTTCTCTTGGACAATATCCAAAATGCTAGCATAGTCATGGTAAAGCCAATGCCAAAACAGATACCGAGAACGAGTCCAATGATGATGTTCTTTTTGAGGATTCTCTTCGGAGCAGAAGTGGGTGTAGAATCGGGCTGAGTGGAGCAATGTTGGCCTAGAACTGAACCGCACAATAATGGATTCCCTATGAAGCTGGATTCAGGAAAAGTATTAAACTGACCTCCTGTTGGTATTGGTCCTTGGAGATCATTGTACGAGACGTTGAACGAAGACAAGAAATGGAGACTAATCAGTGAGGTTGGAATTTCTCCAGATAGATGGTTTCCCTCTAGGTCAACTGTTTCCAAATTAGTCAGATTAGATATTTGTGTCGGAATGTTGCCGGAGAAGTTGTTCCAACTGAGATCCAACACGTGAATACCCTTCAATTGTCCGATCTCAACAGGAATACTTCCACTTATGCTATTGTTTCCCAAGTTAATTGTTGGTGGAAGAAAGGAGAGCTGATTGTATTGCAGTAGAGAGATATTGTTTGGGCTAACAAAGACAGGTAACTCCACATAAGTCCGGTTTATTTGGGCAGAGCCCTCGTCTGATACCAATCCAGGCAGTTGGGTGAGTTCCTCGGGGAAATATCCCCCAAGACGGTTAAAAGACAAGTCTAGGTAGAACAAATTCGGAAGAGTCCCAAACCAACCTGGAATGGAACCACTGATCTGATTGTAAGAAAAATCCAAGACCTCTAACTTCACCAGCTTAGCAAACCAAGATGGAACTTGACCAGTGAATAGGCAACCACCCAGAGCCAGAACTTGGAGATTTTGAAACCCTTCTGAATCCAATATGTTTGCATCATCTGGAATCACTTCGTtgacgaaattttttgagaCTATCAAAGTGCTGAGGTTCCTGCAACCCATGAGAATCTGGATTGCTCCTGTGATATTGGTCAGGCTATTCAAAGAAACTGAAAGGAACGACAGCGATTGCAATGTGCCTGCTTCGGGTGGGATTTGTCCATTTAGCTTATTAGTGGACAATCGAATAGCCGTTAGTGATTTGCACGAGAAAAGGCTCACCGGAAGACTACCGTTGAAGTTATTGTTCCCAAGGTCAATTATGGAAAGTTGAGTTAGTTGCGAGAAATCAAGGGATGAGAGTTCACCAAAAAAGGTGTTCACCCTCAAGATCAGTGCGATGAGGTTGGTGCAATTCATCAGCGAAGCAGGCAGATTTCCAGTCAGGTTGTTGATGTGAAGCTGCAGCTGTTCCAACTTGGCAAGCTTCCCGATATTCTCAGGAATTGTGCCATTCAATTGGTTACCAAAGAGTTCAAGGACTCTGAGGTTGGTTAGGTTAACGATTGCATCATCGATGGGTCCAACGAGGGTATTGGCAGGTAAGGAGATTTCTAGCAGTTGCCCCGCATTATAAATGTCGCTTGGGAGCTGCCCGTAGAGGTTATTGTAACCTGCCCGGAATACCTCCAGTTGAGAACACCCTCCAAATCCTTGGGGAATCTGGCCGCTGAAGTAATTGGAGGAGAAATCCAGGAGTTTGACAGATGGAGAAGTGACACAAATAGAGGTAGGGAGAAAGCCATTGAAACTGTTGTTGCTTGTATCAAAAGATGCCAAACTCATAGCCGACTGGAGAAATGAAGACTCAATTGTCCCACCCAATTTGTTACTGGACAAATTCAATGCTTGCATGGAAACTGGCAATTCATCAGATAATGGTAATTGTCCGACTAGCCGGTTAAAGCTCAAGTCCATGATCTGAATTCCATTGAAGGATGAGAAAAACCCATCTGGGAACGAACCGGAGAGTGAATTATGAGAGAGATTGAGTTGAGAGAGAGCAGTGAGGTTTCCAAGGGCGGGCGAAAGCGTCCCCAAGAGACCTCTAAACGGTAGCCAAAGCCTGGTGACCCGACCATTGGTATCGCAAGCAATGCCTTCCCAGGAGCAGCAGTCAATTGCAGTAGACCAATTCAGAGGAGATGGTGGAGGACTGGAAATGTTATGATAGAAGGAGATAAGGGAATATTGATCCAGTTGATCACAGGAGGCGTGGATGAGATTGGcaaagctagagagagagaggaggaggaaaattGGTAGGAAGAGATGAAAATGTTCGAGATTGGTGTGAAAGAGCATGGTAGTTCTGTTTCTGCTGTGGTGATGATGTATGAGTGCCGATTGCCGGCAGGGGTTGTGTTTAATATCTCTGATCATTATCATCACAACAGATGACAACAAAATAAGAAGACAGATTGATGAGGGTTGTTGATAAATGCCAAATATACTCCTCCAATCAATCGTGTGGGCCTTTTCCCCACTTTTTCATTTGAGTTTGTGCTGCAATACCCATTTGGCCATttagagcgagagagagagagagagagaaagagagatggggTGATGAGAGTGGTTGATGTTGACGTGTAGAGACTAGAGAGCATCACAGGATGAGGGTCTGAAGTCTCAAAAAAGCGTTTACTTTTTGGGGCAGCTCTCTCTCCCGTCGGTATTGCAAATCGATGACCAAATGATAGGGAAATGAAGCGTGTAATCTacgtgaggagagagaaagagaaactcAAACCAGTGCAGGTAATGTTGTCCATTTTTTATTAATACTTACTACAAATTTCCTAAATAACTAGAGTTTTAATTGCTTATTATAGTATTAGACTCTGCGGCAAGCCCATTTTAATAAGGAAACATAGACTTTTTTGCTTGCTGAAAACAACAACTAGATGGAATAATTAAATCGTGTGTATTTATAATTGCCTTATCTGTGTTCCGTTTTCCAAAtcaagtttgtttgtttggttagCTTGGAAACTTGGCATTGCTTAtagaaattattaaaaaaaaaaaaatagaggtatTGAATTCATGTGAATGTAATAAGTGTTGCTCCATTTGCTTGATGTTGCAGCATTGCTTGAGTCACGAGAATCAGAACATCTAGAAAAGTTGTTAGGTTGCGAAATACTAGTAAAAGCTAAAGACGTGTGTGACGGGAGAAATAAATGGGATAGTTTTTGTGAACTTGTTCACATAGgtttttgtgagatttttgggctttttggtttttttgtctttattttaaaaaaattgcatttgttagttttgcgccaaacttttatggattattgattcgtctcgacaagaagaatcgaaaaactaaaaaattagtatgacttttatccaaatactttggaaaaatatccaagataaagcccaaaaattttcaaaaagctGGGCTTTTGGGTTTgatcttggatatttctcaaaatatttgggtaaaagtcataattttttacttttctgattcctctcactagaacgaactaataattcacaaaagtttgattcAAATCTACCgaatacgttttttttttaattaggacAAAAAAACCAAGTGAAAAGCGTTTAATGCACGTATTGTAACGAGACATGTGCATactcagcagcagcagtagtATTAGTACTAGTTTTTACGAGAACAAGATTCTTTGAACTCAAGTTTTGGGGTTTGAG
This DNA window, taken from Rhododendron vialii isolate Sample 1 chromosome 8a, ASM3025357v1, encodes the following:
- the LOC131335566 gene encoding tyrosine-sulfated glycopeptide receptor 1; the encoded protein is MIMIRDIKHNPCRQSALIHHHHSRNRTTMLFHTNLEHFHLFLPIFLLLSLSSFANLIHASCDQLDQYSLISFYHNISSPPPSPLNWSTAIDCCSWEGIACDTNGRVTRLWLPFRGLLGTLSPALGNLTALSQLNLSHNSLSGSFPDGFFSSFNGIQIMDLSFNRLVGQLPLSDELPVSMQALNLSSNKLGGTIESSFLQSAMSLASFDTSNNSFNGFLPTSICVTSPSVKLLDFSSNYFSGQIPQGFGGCSQLEVFRAGYNNLYGQLPSDIYNAGQLLEISLPANTLVGPIDDAIVNLTNLRVLELFGNQLNGTIPENIGKLAKLEQLQLHINNLTGNLPASLMNCTNLIALILRVNTFFGELSSLDFSQLTQLSIIDLGNNNFNGSLPVSLFSCKSLTAIRLSTNKLNGQIPPEAGTLQSLSFLSVSLNSLTNITGAIQILMGCRNLSTLIVSKNFVNEVIPDDANILDSEGFQNLQVLALGGCLFTGQVPSWFAKLVKLEVLDFSYNQISGSIPGWFGTLPNLFYLDLSFNRLGGYFPEELTQLPGLVSDEGSAQINRTYVELPVFVSPNNISLLQYNQLSFLPPTINLGNNSISGSIPVEIGQLKGIHVLDLSWNNFSGNIPTQISNLTNLETVDLEGNHLSGEIPTSLISLHFLSSFNVSYNDLQGPIPTGGQFNTFPESSFIGNPLLCGSVLGQHCSTQPDSTPTSAPKRILKKNIIIGLVLGICFGIGFTMTMLAFWILSKRRILPRGDPEKDDVGTMSFNYHSEISIELIQDPSLVVVFPSNREEINNLTIYEILKATDNFNQANIIGCGGFGLVYKATLENGTKLAIKKLSGDMGIMEREFKAEVEALSTAKHNNLVSLQGYCVHDGCRILMYAYMENGSLDYWLHEKSDGPAQLDWPTRLRIAQGASCGLSYMHQICEPHIIHRDIKSSNILLDDKFEAHVADFGLSRLILPYETHVTTELIGTLGYIPPEYGQAWKATLRGDMYSFGVVMLELLTGKRPMEVFEPKMSRELVVWVEQMRSEGKQDEVFDPLLRDRGFEEQMRQVLDVACMCINQNPLKRPTITEVVNWLQNVGSVEQPSKC